The Nocardioides ginsengisegetis region AGGTCGAGGTCTCGGTGCCGGCCCAGTGCACGCGGCCGAACGGCTTCCGGATCGCCGAGCCGAACTGCAGCATCGTGCCGGGGGAGTAGTTGGCCACCGGCCCGCCCTTGGTCCAGCGCTCGTGGGTCCAGTCGTGCTCGACGTAGTCGATCGGGTGCAACGCCTCGTCGCCGAACATCGCGGCGAAGCCCTCGAGGACGGCCTTGCGACGCTTGGCCTTGGTCATCACGCCGTAGGTGCGCCAGGTGTCGCCGCCGACGAAGGCCAGCAGCACGCCGGGCTCGCCGGGCTTGGGGCAGTTGTCGAAGACGGCGCGGCAGGCGCCGGAGTCGTTGATGCCGAAGCCGTTGAGGCCGGCCTCGCGCCAGAAGGGCTTCTTGTAGATCGCGTCGCACTTCATCAGCTGGCCCATGTCGACGTGGCGCAGCAGCTGGAGGCGGCGGGCCGGGAGGTGGGGGTACCAGTCGATGTCGAGCACCAGCGGCGGCGGTGCGGCGACGATGACCCGCTTGGCCACGACGTTGCCCCGGGCGGTGTGGACGGTGACGCCGTGGTCCTTCTGCTCGATCCGGTGGACCGGTGCGGCCAGCGCGACGATGTCGCCGAGCTTCGCGGCCAGGCGCAGCGGCACGAGCTGGGAGCCGCCGACGAAGCGACGCTCCTGGGCGCCGCCCGCGGTGTCGGAGTTGCGCTCGAAGGTGCCGACGTTGGTCTCGTTGCCCGAGCAGGCGACGTACCAGAGCGTGTAGAGGAAGGAGAGCTCGCTGGGGTCGGCGCCGAAGCCGGGCTGGGTCCAGCAGCGGATGAGGTTCTCCACGCCGTCCTTGTTGACCGCGTTGGCGCGGATCCACTCGCCGAGCGTCATGGCGTCCCACTCGGCGGCCCGCGGGTGGGTCCAGGGGGCGTCGACGGGGATCTCCGCGGCGTACGTGTCGATCTGCTGGAGCAGGTTGGCCGCGTCCGGGAGGATCGTCGGGTCCGGC contains the following coding sequences:
- a CDS encoding flavin monoamine oxidase family protein, yielding MTQPQLSRRTLLGSASLGGLLAGATVGTGALTAGADAAAGSLQGALPRTVDVVVVGGGISGLVAARKVARGGRSVLLVEARNRVGGRVLNHHLTGVGEHGATIESGGAFIGPTQTHIAALAKELGVATFKEYNTGNSVYVSSTTGRMEYSGTVPPDPTILPDAANLLQQIDTYAAEIPVDAPWTHPRAAEWDAMTLGEWIRANAVNKDGVENLIRCWTQPGFGADPSELSFLYTLWYVACSGNETNVGTFERNSDTAGGAQERRFVGGSQLVPLRLAAKLGDIVALAAPVHRIEQKDHGVTVHTARGNVVAKRVIVAAPPPLVLDIDWYPHLPARRLQLLRHVDMGQLMKCDAIYKKPFWREAGLNGFGINDSGACRAVFDNCPKPGEPGVLLAFVGGDTWRTYGVMTKAKRRKAVLEGFAAMFGDEALHPIDYVEHDWTHERWTKGGPVANYSPGTMLQFGSAIRKPFGRVHWAGTETSTYWTGYMDGACRAGERAAVEVLEQL